In one Drosophila pseudoobscura strain MV-25-SWS-2005 chromosome X, UCI_Dpse_MV25, whole genome shotgun sequence genomic region, the following are encoded:
- the LOC4815175 gene encoding uncharacterized protein produces the protein MANSNKGSAAAGHGHGHSAGPGPGAGSGIGGSSKLSLCLIHFVLAISSGLGLKHSIGRYAQAAFGIFFGHSLLCLLRHTHPNPGTVQRLICDKSRRYASVLFITLIIGELQHLNSRLQLGTIAGADWQWISVMLWSTTLTLAISNQCLGGRSALGAKIVQLDAANLGLCVVWNIYCLWHIAIVDEFWWSLGLALLVLMNHFVLWRLPLQFKITQLEVGTVGMCFSVIFAINAIQEQLDAS, from the coding sequence ATGGCCAACAGTAATAAGGGGAGTGCAGCTgctggacacggacacggacacagtgCCGGTCCCGGGCCTGGGGCCGGCTCGGGTATTGGTGGCTCCTCGAAGCTGTCCCTCTGCCTGATCCACTTCGTCTTGGCCATCAGctcgggactgggactgaaGCACAGCATTGGCCGCTATGCCCAGGCCGCCTTTGGCATTTTCTTTGGCCACAGCCTGCTGTGTCTGCTGCGGCACACACACCCCAATCCCGGCACAGTGCAGCGCCTCATCTGCGACAAATCGCGCCGCTACGCCTCGGTGCTCTTTATCACCCTCATCATCGGCGAACTGCAGCACCTGAACAGCCGACTGCAGTTGGGTACGATTGCCGGCGCCGACTGGCAATGGATCTCCGTGATGCTGTGGTCCACCACTCTGACACTGGCCATCAGCAATCAGTGCCTTGGCGGCCGTAGCGCCTTGGGGGCAAAGATCGTGCAGCTGGATGCCGCCAACCTGGGGCTGTGTGTCGTCTGGAACATCTACTGTCTGTGGCACATTGCCATCGTCGATGAGTTCTGGTGGTCGCTGGGCCTGGCCCTGCTCGTACTCATGAATCACTTTGTCCTGTGGCGCCTGCCGCTGCAGTTCAAGATCACCCAACTGGAGGTCGGAACGGTGGGCATGTGCTTCTCCGTCATCTTTGCCATCAATGCCATTCAGGAGCAATTGGATGCCAGCTGA